GGTGGATCCCGCCGCGACGGAGCTTCTGGAGCCAACAGTAGACCCACCACTTTGGAACGAGGTCCTTCCACACCAGAGGGGTGAAGAAGACCATGCCGGGCTTGACGACGAGAATCTCGTGCTGTTTCCCCTCGGACAACACCACCGTAACCACGTCCTGAAAGCGGCTGACCGCCCCATGCTCGACTATCAGGTCAATCGCTTCGCGGTGTTTCCGGTAGATCGCCCTGCACAGGTCGGTGATAGCCTTGTCCTGCATGGTCAGCCTCCGCAGGGTTTCCTCGTAGTGAGAGAGAAACGTGGCCACTGGCACGGCAAGCTGACGATGCCGCTGGCCCCTGATCCGCTCGATGACCCGCAGAAGCTGGGAGTAGCTGTAGGGGATCCAGGGAGAAAGCTCCTCAGCCTCCTCGCCGCGCTCCTCGAGGGTCAGGAGGACGGGCAGCATCCTGGCGGCAGGGAATTCCTTCTGCGCGTCCTTGTAGTACCTCTCAAGCTGCTTCTTGCTCACGCCGGAGCGCACTTTGTTCTCGATGAGGATAACGACGGGATCGCTTGCGTGGACGATGACCAGGAGGTCGAAGTGGTGCCACTCCCTGCGCACCTCGACGTCGCTGAAGTCCAAGAGTTCAACTTCCGCAGCCGAAAGGCTAGGGGCTTTCTCGCCACTCTCCAGCAGGATGTTGGACATAACGCGGCGCAACACCACGTCGCCAAGCCCGTGTGACCCCTTGGGGTCGAGGAGCCAGGCGAGCGTGTTGCTGTGGCGGATCTCCTCGGTCTCGACTTTCAGCGCGCGGAAGATGTTGAACGTCGCGAGCCGGGCCGAGAGTTCCTCAAGCTCGGGATTGTCGGCCAGGAAGCGGTCGAGTGCTGCCTTGGCTTCGGCCTGCTCTTGGGGGGTCATGTCACGATGCCCTCTCGCTCTACACGGCCATGCAATAGGCCACGCACATTGTATGCCGCACCGGATAGGGCGTCAACCCAACCTCCCGCAGGTTGTGAACCTGCGGGAGGTTTCCTCAACTGCCTTCCCGCGGGTTTCCTCACCCGCGGGAGGTTAGGGGTCGAGAAGGTAGCGCTTGAGTCGCGCCCGCATGCGCGCCTCGCCGATCTCATCTTCAACGAAGCGGCGATACTCCTCCGCGGTCGGGAACCGCTGGCGAATGAACTCCCCATCTTTCAGCGTGCCGGCTCTCTCCCCGACCCATTCCTGGTAGTTCGAATAGGCCCACTCTTCCGGGTGGGACACCAGACCTGCGATGACAGGATTGAGGTGGATGTACCTGCACAGGTGCTCGACGTATGCCTCGCGGTCCACCAGCACGTGGCGGAAGCGCCCCTCGAACAATGTGCCCCTGCGCTGACGCTCGCGGTTCAGCGCCTGCACGTAGGCATTGAACACCAGGTTGATGAGGCGGGAAAGCGGGGCCTCGCCCTCCTGCCTCAGCAAGAGATGATAGTGGTTGGGCATGAGACAATAGGCGATCACCGTGGCTCCGCAGGGGCCTCGGTACAGTTTGAGCAGCCGCAGGCAGTGTTCATAGTTGGCGGGTGTGAAGAAGATAGCTCCTCTTCCCGCGCCCCGGTTGAGGATGTGGTAGTAGTGGCCAGGGGCAAAGGCACCGCGCCTGTAGGGCACAGCCGACCCTCCTTCGATTCGACCTCCCGCGGGTTCCAAACCCGCGGGAGGTTAGAATGGGCGGTAGCAGCGGATGTCGTCAATGGCGGTGACGGCCTCGCCGCGGCCGCCGAAGAGGAACTTGCCGGACTCGGCGACGGCGACGCCGATGCCGCTGCCGGTGCTGAGGCTCTGGATGTCCAGGGTGCCAACGGGTTGGCCGTCAACCGAGAGCGTGGCTTTGCCGCCCTTCCAGGCGAGGTCGAAGGCGTGCCAGCCCTCAAGCCCCAACCTCCCGCGGGTTTCAAACCCGCGGGAGGTTACGCGCTGGCCATCCTTCGCGCCCGGCTTGGATTCGAGGCGCTCGAAGAGGATGCCCTCCTTGTCGAGGGAGATGGCGAGGGCGGAATCGCGGGGCACGGAGGCCCCGCCCACAGTCTGCCGCGCCTGCCTGGGTGTCGTGGAGAAGATGAGGCCCTGCTTGCCGGTGAGGCGGGCCTGGAAGGCGAGGCGGCCCTCGGCGTCTGTGAGGTGAAGCCGCGGCCAAAGGCGAATGCCGTCGCGCCCGACGCTCAGGGCCTGGCCCTTGACGCCCTGGGTGAGCGGGGCATCGGTGGGCTCAAACATCGAGCAGCCGAGCGCCTCGTCGGCCTCCACGATGCGGCCTGAAGGCCGCACTACGAACTCGCGGTCGAAGGAGGCGTAGAAGCTCTCGTCGGCCTTGAGCAGTTGTCGCTCGATGAGGTGGACGGCCGCGAAGTCGCGCTGGAGGACGGGCACGCTGAAGCCGCGGCGGGTCAGTTCCACCGCCTCGCCCGTCTCGGCGTTGAGGGCAACGGTCTTGCCGCGGCTCAGGCCCAGGCCGCCGAAGTCCACCAACACGTCCACGGTCTGGTCCTTGCGCGCGGTGTTCACGACCCAGACGATGGCGCGCGGGGGAGGACCTCCCGCGGGTTTGGAACCTGCGGGAGGTTTGGCTACGTGAGCCGAGGCGAGGCAGTCGGGCGTCTTGGCCGCGACGGGGCAGCCCTTCTTCCAGTAGCCGAAGAACTCCACGTTGTCCTCGTAGAGGCGGGCCTCCTGGGCGAGGACGTTGTAGAAGGGCACCTGTTCGGGCAACACGTCGTGGGCCATCACCCAGCCGACGAATTGGTGGGTGTGCTTTGGCTCGTGGACGGTGGCGTGGCGGGACGATTGGCACATCATGGTCATCACGCCGCCCGCGCACTTGGCCGAGCCGATGGCCCGCAGGCGGCCGGCGGGCAACACCTCGAGGTAATCGGCGTTGAGGTCGGTCGGCTCGACGTTTTCGCCCTCGAAGAAGATGTCGCCGAACCATGCGTGGTAGGCGGCGCCCGACGATATGTGCTGCCAGAGATTCGGGGCGAGCACGCCGTTCTCGTGGAACATGATCTTCAGCCGCTTGAAGTACTCGCGCTCGCCGAGATACGAGTAGCCGGGCTGGAGGCGGCCGTCGGGCTTGAAGTAGGCGCCGCCCGTAAGGAAGTTCTTGTCCAAGCCCAGATAATTCTCGTCCACGTAGAGGCCGCGGAAGCCGGCCTCGCGCACCCATTTCTGGTAGTGCCACACGCGGAAGTCGTTCGGCCCCTTGCCCTGCGTGGTGTTGCCGTTCGAGAAATCGCCCGGCGTCTCGCCCCAGTCCACCACGTAGCCGGAGAACTCGTGTCCCGCGTAGTCGCGATAGCGGGCGATGGCGTGGGCGATAGAGCCGACCATGGGGCGGTGGTCGGTGTTGCGCGGGAACTGGTCGAATGCCTTCTTGGACTTCTCGAGGCTCCACGGATAGGGGGAGCAGTAATAGGGCCACAGCACCGCCCAGTCGGCCTGGCTGTCGAACCAGAAGTAGGTGTTGCGCGCGCCGAGGAGGTCGCCCTTGCGGCTGGCGCAGATGATCGAGCGCCAGCCGGGCGGCAGAGGACGCGACGGGAAGGTCTGGTAGGCCCACTTGATCGTGGTCGGCTGCTTCAGTTCGGTCGGCAGCTCAATGAAGTGGACGCGCAGCGTCACGGTGCCGTCCTTGCGGATGATTTCCTGGGTGGGGTGCGAGCGGTCGGTCTCCGTGCCCCAGCCCTTGTCGTTGTCGGCGACCCAGATGAAGGCGCGGTCGGAGTTGGTGAGCCAGATGTAGGGCACGAAGTCGCCGAGCAGCATGCCCGAGCCGGTCTGCTGGCTCGACCAGTAGGCGGGCGTGACGTCGTGGGTCGCCGCCCAGCCGCCGGCCGTTGTGCAGAAGTGCGTGGCCTCTTCTTCGGGGAAGACGACCTCCAGTGTCAGCTTATCGGCCTTGCCGCTGAGGGTCCATTCGTTCAGCGTGAAGCCATCGAACTCCACGCGGGTCTTGGCCTCGACCTTGATGCCGCCCCCTTCGCCGGTGCCGGCGACGTCCACCTGGGCCTCCACGTGGCGGACGAGGCTGGGCGCAGAGGGCACGACCTCGATGGGTTTGCCGCCGCTCACAGCGACGAGGCGCATGCGCTTCACCTGGTCCACCCCGCCGTTGTCGGCCTTCTTCAGCAGGCCCAACCCGTCCAGAGCGAGCAAGCGGTTCCAGACGCCCACAGTGCCGTTCTTCCAGGTCGCAGGCGGCCAGGGCGGGATGACCTTGTCCGTGATGCCGACCGAATTGTCGGACCACTCAAACCTGTGGCGGAGGAGGCCGACCTCCTTCGATTCGCTCTTGAGCGGCTTGCCGTCGGCATCCTTCACCGTCACCTCGACGAGGACCTTGAGCGGCTCGGGCGTGGGGCTGGGCTTGGGGGGCTTGCCCTCCTTTGCCAGCTTTGCGTTCTCGGCCTCCGCAGCGTCAATCCGCGGCCAGTCGGCCACGGGGATGCGCAGCTTGTCGAGGGCGAAATGGGTGGAGGAGTAGCAGTGGCGGAAGGGCTGCATCGCGAAGCCCATCAGCTCCTTGTTGTTCTGCGTCGGGTCGAGGAGGCGGATCGCCCCGCCGGCCACCTTCGCGCGGTCGGGCAGGTCTATGATGTCGGCCCGCACGATCATCACGTTCGACTCGGGGCCATACATCGCGCGGAAGTCGAGTTCCTTGACCTCGGCCTTCTCGGGCCGCACGGGCTTGGGGCTGGGCGCCCAGCCGTTCACCTGGAAGGGGAAGCTCTGGCGGAAGATCACGCGGGGCACGGAGGCCCCGCCCACAGCCTGAGTGGCGGTGATGGTGAAATGGCCGGCCTTCTTCTCGTTCATCGCCTCGGGCGGGACGGCGCCCGCGAACTCAAAGGGCTTCCGCTCGCCGGCGTCGAGGGTGAATGCCTGCCTGATGATCTTGTCGGTGTCAGCAAACGTTGGCTCCTTGTGCCAGCGCAGCTCGAGGGTTACCTCGGCCTTCGCCTTGTCGGGCGCCACGATGGCCATCGGGAGGCGGTAGTTGCCGCTGAACACGCTCGTGACGTTGAACAGTTGCACCACCGCCGAATCGTCCACGAGGTGCACCTGGGGGTGTTGGGGGATTTCGCTGAATGCCTGGGTGATGGACCACGACGCCTGCGCCCGCGGCTTGGCCCCGTGCGCCGTGCGGCACATCAGGAACCGCCAGACATCCCCACTCTTCACGCCGTCGAACCCGAAGTCCTTGATCGGAATGCTCGCCTCCAGGACGTAGTGCGTCTCGCTCTCGGTCACGGCGGTGGTCCAGTTGCCCTTCCAGCCCTGGGCCACGTAGCCGCGGGTGGGGATCATCTTCTGGTCGAGCACGGCGGGATAGGTGTTGATGATGTTCTGATAGGTCTCGGGCACGAGCGTGGGCGGCGTGATCCAGATCTCGACCGACGGGTCGCCGTAGTCGTAGTCGTCGTTCTCTCGCACCGCCTTGCGCAGATACCACTCGGCGTCGGTGCGGCGGCAGTTGAAGAGGAAGTAGAAGTGCCGCTCGTCGTAGCCCAGGGCCACGGTCGTCTCGGCGGTCTGAAGCTCGTGCTCGAAGGGCGCGATCATGCCGGAGGTTGTGAACGCCTTGTCCCACTCGCCGGGGGCGATCCTGCCGTCAATCGTCGGCGGTGCGATCTT
This DNA window, taken from Planctomycetota bacterium, encodes the following:
- a CDS encoding PD-(D/E)XK nuclease family protein, which gives rise to MTPQEQAEAKAALDRFLADNPELEELSARLATFNIFRALKVETEEIRHSNTLAWLLDPKGSHGLGDVVLRRVMSNILLESGEKAPSLSAAEVELLDFSDVEVRREWHHFDLLVIVHASDPVVILIENKVRSGVSKKQLERYYKDAQKEFPAARMLPVLLTLEERGEEAEELSPWIPYSYSQLLRVIERIRGQRHRQLAVPVATFLSHYEETLRRLTMQDKAITDLCRAIYRKHREAIDLIVEHGAVSRFQDVVTVVLSEGKQHEILVVKPGMVFFTPLVWKDLVPKWWVYCWLQKLRRGGIHLGLEVGKMADSKLRLACVQALSEAGFGLSKLAFRPDATYSRFFTATEKVVDFDDEEGIRNAAEALLKKAEAQIAKATNVFKVVFKDARSDK
- a CDS encoding transposase, yielding MPYRRGAFAPGHYYHILNRGAGRGAIFFTPANYEHCLRLLKLYRGPCGATVIAYCLMPNHYHLLLRQEGEAPLSRLINLVFNAYVQALNRERQRRGTLFEGRFRHVLVDREAYVEHLCRYIHLNPVIAGLVSHPEEWAYSNYQEWVGERAGTLKDGEFIRQRFPTAEEYRRFVEDEIGEARMRARLKRYLLDP
- a CDS encoding sugar-binding protein — protein: MNCWLRSSALLVLVAASAAFAAQKPRLPIGEFTARKIAPPTIDGRIAPGEWDKAFTTSGMIAPFEHELQTAETTVALGYDERHFYFLFNCRRTDAEWYLRKAVRENDDYDYGDPSVEIWITPPTLVPETYQNIINTYPAVLDQKMIPTRGYVAQGWKGNWTTAVTESETHYVLEASIPIKDFGFDGVKSGDVWRFLMCRTAHGAKPRAQASWSITQAFSEIPQHPQVHLVDDSAVVQLFNVTSVFSGNYRLPMAIVAPDKAKAEVTLELRWHKEPTFADTDKIIRQAFTLDAGERKPFEFAGAVPPEAMNEKKAGHFTITATQAVGGASVPRVIFRQSFPFQVNGWAPSPKPVRPEKAEVKELDFRAMYGPESNVMIVRADIIDLPDRAKVAGGAIRLLDPTQNNKELMGFAMQPFRHCYSSTHFALDKLRIPVADWPRIDAAEAENAKLAKEGKPPKPSPTPEPLKVLVEVTVKDADGKPLKSESKEVGLLRHRFEWSDNSVGITDKVIPPWPPATWKNGTVGVWNRLLALDGLGLLKKADNGGVDQVKRMRLVAVSGGKPIEVVPSAPSLVRHVEAQVDVAGTGEGGGIKVEAKTRVEFDGFTLNEWTLSGKADKLTLEVVFPEEEATHFCTTAGGWAATHDVTPAYWSSQQTGSGMLLGDFVPYIWLTNSDRAFIWVADNDKGWGTETDRSHPTQEIIRKDGTVTLRVHFIELPTELKQPTTIKWAYQTFPSRPLPPGWRSIICASRKGDLLGARNTYFWFDSQADWAVLWPYYCSPYPWSLEKSKKAFDQFPRNTDHRPMVGSIAHAIARYRDYAGHEFSGYVVDWGETPGDFSNGNTTQGKGPNDFRVWHYQKWVREAGFRGLYVDENYLGLDKNFLTGGAYFKPDGRLQPGYSYLGEREYFKRLKIMFHENGVLAPNLWQHISSGAAYHAWFGDIFFEGENVEPTDLNADYLEVLPAGRLRAIGSAKCAGGVMTMMCQSSRHATVHEPKHTHQFVGWVMAHDVLPEQVPFYNVLAQEARLYEDNVEFFGYWKKGCPVAAKTPDCLASAHVAKPPAGSKPAGGPPPRAIVWVVNTARKDQTVDVLVDFGGLGLSRGKTVALNAETGEAVELTRRGFSVPVLQRDFAAVHLIERQLLKADESFYASFDREFVVRPSGRIVEADEALGCSMFEPTDAPLTQGVKGQALSVGRDGIRLWPRLHLTDAEGRLAFQARLTGKQGLIFSTTPRQARQTVGGASVPRDSALAISLDKEGILFERLESKPGAKDGQRVTSRGFETRGRLGLEGWHAFDLAWKGGKATLSVDGQPVGTLDIQSLSTGSGIGVAVAESGKFLFGGRGEAVTAIDDIRCYRPF